The genomic segment AGTAGAATTCCTCTGCCCGTTAGGCTCGATTTCTAGCTCGTTTTTTGTGAGCCCACAGCATTAGGCCTAGCGACGGCTGGAAATAGAGTCTGTTTGCCcgtaaaatcaaacaaaatttgCAGTTCCTTTATCAGCCATATCATACTAAGTTAACTTCCTTCTCGTTCATTTTCAACATATAAAATGTTGATCGATTTTTTCATTCTTTATTTGGGCAGCTATTATACTATTCATTTATTCCTGATAACTCTACCACCTTCAGAGTTCTAGTTAGTGGAGCTCTATAACcttcagagttcgagttagcggagCTCGACTGTGTGAATTGTTGCGTTTCAGTGGAAGCTGATTTGTGACCGCGGATACCTGGGCGCTACTCTGCAGTCCTGCTTTTTTGTGGGCATGCTGATTGGCTCGCTTGTGTGTGGCGTCATATCTGACGCGTGGGGACGCAAGAAGTGTCTGTTCATCTCATATACATTTCTGGTGAAGTTATTGTTATATATGTTGTCTTGCATATGTTGTGTTACATATATTGAGTTACAGAAGTCCCTACGTATTTAACGGTTATCCAAAAGAGTCCTGCAAAATAGTGGTGCTCGTAAACTCATGAGCGTACGTTTTTTAATATTACTGAATTTATTATTGtcgtcgttttttgctttttactgCTATAAAATTAACCACTTGGCTTTAGGAGTGTGTGtgagaaggaggggggggggggggagaagggCTTTAATGAGATTGCGGATTTTTAAAATTAGGCTTTTAGGAGTTTTCGAGTATATAAAAAGCTGATGTTGTCGGTGGCGATGATAGTGTTGTTGTTATGTTTTTAATGCTactgttgatgataatgatgattatttgTGTATATGATGTTATTGCTGATGCTATTGTTCATACTGCCATACTATACCACTAATGACTGCGTCCCGTATCTCTAGGGTGTGGCGGGTGTGGGGTCTGCGTGTGTTGACTGTGTGTCATTCTTCGCCTTCCTGCGTTTCGTGGTCGGGTTCGGGTTAACAGGCGTCATGCTTTCCGAATACGTCTACTTGGCTGAGATGGTCGGGCCAAAGCGTCGGACGCTGATTGCCGTGTTGTTTGCCTTATTTGGTGGCGCTGCGGacattttctttgtgctcATAGCATACCTCATACGCGCCTGGAGAACCTTATTGTTGGTATACACGGTACCAGCTTTTGCAGTGCTGCTATGCTGGAGGTATGTGAACCTCACTGGGAGACGCATCAGGTTCCCCTAAAGGGGCGTTGACAAACTAGACCTGACACCTTGACGCCTGAAAGCTCAGCTTGTACTATTTCCAGAGCGCAGCTCACAAcatcaagaaaatatttggggcacACCCACGCCGCTACTGGTCAATCGCTTGTAATTCTCTCCCACACCGCTACTGGTCAATCCCTTGTAATTCCTGAAAATATCATAGGGAGGGGaacacatgcccccagtgccccacccctgctacggcccaaATCGCAAATCACtcccaaaaaagaaaacaagctGTTTGCATAGCACCGTAGTTTGTTTTGCTATATATTTTTCCTAGCTATACCATTCAACCCTCAGACATTGCTTAATCTTTGTTAGGTGGATCCCGGAATCCCCTCGCTGGCTTCTGGCTCATGGGTACGTGGATACAGCTTATGCTGTCATCATGAAGTACGGCCCTAAGAAAGGGCAACGTTCCGTGGATTCAGCTGCTCTGATGGGCCTGGTAACGAGCATCCGTAGAGATCAGCTGAAGGACGAAAAGGCAGCCAAGAGACACGCTCCTCTTGATTTGCTTAGCGGATGGAAACTGAGGAAATGGTCGTTCATCCTTGCGTACCAGTGGTAATTCATCGGATTATTTTCAGTTTTAATGATCGTAgctagaattttttttgtcatagGAGAGTGGCTTATGAGTAGGGAAATTAGGGAGAAGAGTTAGTTTTCCCTTCCTTTTTACTCGtttgtatacacctatttcaaataaggttgcacagGATAGCCTTATATATCGTAAGCTACATTAGCTCATGGGTAACGCATAATGAGCTGAAACCTGTTCTCTAAAATATATGTCAATGTGAATGGGGCTTGAGAAAAATGGCCCTCTAAGGGGGCTTCATCTTAAGGTATTATTTAATGAAGCACTTCCTTAGGTCTGAAATACCGATTTACTGGGGGAGGAGTTCGGGTCCTTATTTCCAGTATAATTCCATATTTCTTTCGCCCACCTTTCCTCTCATACCGATATTTACAGCTTTTCTACTCAACTGTATACTCCCTTTGAGTAGCTGCACTGACCTCTCCTTTGCTTGTGTCCAGGTTTTCCGTCTCGTTACTCTACTTTGGCATGCTCCTGTTCATCTCACAGCTCTCAGGTCAACTCCACGTGAACTACTTCATCATAACGGGTCTTCAGTTCGTCAGTGTTGTGTTCAAGTGGATTCTTCTGCAATAGTAAGCGCCACCATCAACCAATGTCAATCATCCACAAAATCATAAGCGCCGCCACAAAGCTTAATCATCAGAATCTACAGCCAAAATCAACAATCGTGATTTTATAGTGGTCATAACTACGATAATACAATTCAATTCAATGATCTATAAAAGCTTTATTTCCATAAAATGCCACGATGTCTAGATAACTATAATCATGggttttatttgatacccgGGCGTAGCAGGGGTTCCCCTAGTCGCAACAAAAAAGCTGAAAAATATCTTAACCATGGTACATTTTTTTCgtaaattgttttatttcctACGTCTGTCTGGTTATTTTAAACACGCCATGGCGTACTGGCGCGCGGAGAACCGCACTATCATGTTTTATCATTCGTTCGCTGCGTTTGCCAAGTTTCAAGCGCTAGACCACTTGACATTATAAGCCTTTTCAGGGACGCGTCTAGAGAGAACGGAGCGTGGGATCCAGAGTAGTAATTCAATGACCACTGATAAATTAAGTTTAAATGGGCATTCTTAGCTTTGGTAATATAAGTCACTAGATCCACCTAGACActtttctatccaaatacacgcATCAAACTATCGGTCTTCTTAACGACCAACGAAGGGGTTAACTGGTATCGAACTCATCTCGTCACATTTGCACGGTGGGGTTAGGATCCCTCGgaccccccctctcccctccccccttctgGATACGCGCCTGCATTAATTACAAAAGAGAAAGTTAACTGGAGGCCAACCAATAAAAGAAGCACAGAGGGGGCACTGAGGAAATATCGTGCTAGTTATGTTTATCCTAAGTACCTAGCTAAAGGCTGGCGCAAGAGGCGCGTTAACCAgagtaaaatattttatttgagTCGTCTTACTTATCCTTTTTAGTGCAGGGAGGCGTTTGACGCATGGAGCATGCGCAGTAACCGCAGGAGTCATGTTACTCACGATGTTGGCGATCTACAAAGGTAAACCCTGtaagaaaataatgaaaacacTATTGTCAAATCATATATAAGTGTCTGCTAAGTATGAAATCCAACTTTGAAATCGCCATCCAAATTTTGCATTTTAATTTGTCTTATAAAGAggctgcacccccccccccgaaaaaaaaactgattgagctcgggcttcctgtgtgtGATCTTCTCTAGGTTATCCGCTGCTTACAACAGCGCTGGCTCTCGTCGGCACAATGTTCGGTAACATCAACTGGGCCTCTGTGTATTTGACGACAGCGGAGCTTTACCCGACAAGAATCAGGTAAGTCTGCATTCATTTACAAcatcggcatttttttttacttttactaCACCATTCTATCATCGCTATCAacctcattatcatcaccatcgctaTTAACCTCATCTCTATTACCATAACTATCATTCCTGCATTAatcttatcatcatcactatcataatcatcatcattatcataatcatcatcattattttcatcataatcatctttAACAGCaactagcctgctagccggctctcattgGTGCAGCGCATCACGGCCTTCGCGCgcgcacagggttcccaatattcgaaaataaaacatttccgaataactCACagtgagagccggctagcaggctataacAGCAACCGGCTTTGCCATCTGACCATATTTCGATACTCATTATTAGGAACATCGCCCTTGGTGCAGGTTCTACGAGCGCTCGCATCGGTGCTATCTTGGCGCCATACGTAGCCATGACGGTAAGTATTTCACGTTCTTTGTTTTGCCAAAGACGGTTTTATCAAATATCAGCCAATAAACGTAAAGTAAtatatttgattgacaagGTAAGTGTTTTTACAGTATTCTAAATTCACCGCGAAGTATTGATTTCGTTACCCACGTTGATTGACTGACggattccctgctagcagaggcctcttttctctgtatttcgctgggctggagttcgcgaggaaaagatacctgtgccatgggtcgaaactgtttctgttgcgcatgcgtgagcgttaataagcgaccgacgtgccaaaacccgttctttgcatgggtttagtcggaaatcatgaatcaaactccggttagttttcctcttcgaaaaaagaaaacaactgttcaatttcaatcacctaaaacgtcactaaaaagattgaacaacaaacgcagcaaagacgagttttgtcttgtttgtgggattaatttcaagacatctgtgcaggcgagtttcttcaatgtaaatatcgcacagttggattcgaagaaaatgttacaaaactttttggcaaacttagatcagctattcccagaagaatatgcaaaacctgtaaacggaagattgactcgttagtcaaaagagagaaaattttgaatgaagataaggcattgaatggcttcttttataattcgtcgcgtgatatttctacggaggacgccgtttcaaATGCGGGCTCATTATctcgcagcggatatacgtttcacgcatgcgctagtcattgtgggctcaaatagtggccagtaattaatgaacggagcatgcgctctggatctcgtccacaatcgtggacggcggtttgatcaaacgaacttgcgacccatggcagaggtatcttttcctcgcgaactcagcccagcgaaatacaaagaaaagaggcctctgctagcagggaaactGACGGACGGACATACCATAAAAGCTCGTTTTAGCGTGCAGCttccaataagcgccccgcTCAAAATATGAGATAAGCGCCCCACCTTCCACGTATGTAATGATGACCGAATGTAAGGCGCAAAGCGACCGAATACAATGCCCCCCAAATCGAATAAGCGCCCGCCACGTTACTTATAAAAACGCATACTATATCTGACTGAATGAATGGCCGACGGCCGGACGACCTGAATGCATAAACTGTGGACAGATATATAATGCTTAGTTTCATGAATAACTTGTCGCTTGTTGACTATCTAAACCTTCAATAGGCCCAGTTACCAGGCCTCTCCCTGGCCCTGCCGGTCACCATATTTGGCGTGGTTGCTTTGCTGAATGGCATGCTCTCCTATTGGCTGCCGGAAACTTTGTTCGCCAAAATGCACCAGACGATCGAAGAGACAGAGGCCGCTCAAGATTATTATGGGATACCTTGCTGCGGAAGACCTCCTGAGAGGCGCGAAATTCGATTGAACGGAAAACCAGAAACCAATGGGGCCGTGGTGACGGATGACACGGAATTTGTATTAACCAAACTGTAAAACGCAAATGCGTCTCGTCCGAACTCGTCACCTTCCCCACATCTTCCCACAACACTTTGCGACGCGTGCGTGAAAGCGAGGTCAGGCatcaaaattgtaaacaagaCGACAAAGTTCGTTTTTATCCTTGATGTGTGAAAGGTCTAAAACACTTAGTTGTAAGACTGGTCGTTTTTGAAGAAGGTGAAAAGAAAGTAGATTACAATTTTCCTTCCAGTTTTCCTCGTTTTTACTCGTTCATGAGTTTTAACATATCGTTGCAGCCCTCTTGACACCTCCACGGCATGCAAACGTTTGGATGCCCGATgatgttttttattataagttaTTATAATTACGGGCTATTTATAACACCCTAAATAATGTTTAACAATGCTTCATTAGATTGCCATTCACTCGGTCAATAGCTATCCAATAAAGACGGCAGACTATGAGAGATATGACCGTTGGCGCCAGACCGACGCTATCATTAATAAACACACGCCTTCTCCGCTACTACGGGGTTGTAGCGCCCCGCCTATGATTATGATAAATAAATCTCGTGGTAGCGTTAAAAATAATGCTTTCTTATCTGGTCCTTCCTAAGTTTTCGGATTACTCCTATGAGATGGTGAAAGTTTTATAACGcaattaatgttttatttctttttgactTGTAGTTTCGAAATGTACCTCTTTATCCAAATTCAATATACATTTATATGTTAATTAGATATTATCTTTCTTGCTTGTTAGGTTGAATATTTTCGCAGTCTTGTGTGACATtttttgctgctgctgctgcaaaaaaaatattgcaaatGCGTTCTGAATTTCAGAATGGAACTAATTCACTTATAACACttaaaatgttatcaatcctgaaaaaaaaaacacctttttgccatttttagaTTGTGAAATAATCCACAAGTAAGGTTTTTATTTCCAGAATAAAACATAACAGGCGTTCGACGAATAAAACGCAATTTAACGCAAcattattttccttttataaTCACATAAGCGGATAGAAGGGACCCCTGGTCATTTAGGGATTTGGGTGTTTTTATTGGTTGCGCTTTGCAAGAATTAAAATATTCACGCTGTGTGGCTTATTTTGATCGTAACGAAAACCTAAGAATATATGCAAATCCCCGTCCAGTGTTAAAAGATAACAAACCACCCGGCAGTTTTCCACACGAAGAGCATGTAAACCCACTTGTTGGCCGAGAGGGAACTTCCTGATTTACCCTACATTCCTGGGATTCTTTCTATGACGTCACTGTTACTGGACTACATCCCAAAAACATTGTGTGCAGCATGGTCTCGAGAATGAATTAACGATTATCCTTAAATGTTATTTGACCACTGAATTAATGATAGTCATTAATTCATTGTCATGCGCATGGACAAGTGAATTATAAAGCGTTCGACGCAGCGTCTAGGTATCACATCCAATATGGCGCCCAAATCTCGTGGTAAGTGGGACGCAGTTCAGCGCTGTTTAAGCTTTTACTGACCATCATCAAAGGCTCTTTTGGAGATGTGTAAACGATGGGAGTTTTtggcgattttttttttacctcctcgtctatttttttgtaggtaaaagaaagaaatccgTAGAAGAACTTCTCAAAGAAGGCAGAGACTTGCTTGATCGGCAAGAAGTAAAATCAAAGCGAAAGAGGAAACCGGTtcgatttttattttctaccgATCCAGCCACGGGACTCAGAAATAACAAAGGGACGTATAAAGGTCAGAAAAAATCTAAAGAAAAGAGGCTGAACCCCGAGTTTGACGTCTCTGGCGAAGGTTTGTTGTCAAGATGAATGTGTGAGTGTTCAGTCTAAACACTTTTTTATCTTGTCTATTTGTTGTTCCTGTAAAACATTACTACTGCCAATATGTTATTTCCCCCTAATAGTATCTACTGTGctgattttttaaacaagttGGGCTGGAGGTTTACTTGAAAAGCTATTTCAAGTTGAATATTTCCCGTCAGCAGGCTAGTTGAATAGAGGATCACCACTTGAAATATATAGGTGATATAAAGCGCTAGAATATTAATGATGAAGTGGCGGTAGCCACGGAACTTCTGTAGAACTATTATAGCGTTTTATAACACATTTTCAAGTATTATTTACATAATTAAAGCGCTATAATGAAACAAAGATCAAGTCTCACAAAGTCTTCTGTAGAATCTTTTCTCCATGGCTGCAAGCACTCAAACAATCCTTGAATGGCACCAATACGTGCATGCTCTGAAGCACTTAAAGCTGGCAGGATCAGTGGACTAACAAATGCTTGGCATCCCGCTTTATGTGGCCAATCACAAATCACGAAAATACTCTTCACCACCCTGTCTACTGTACACGTAATGCCTATGCAATCACCATTGTCACCAGCAGACTAAAAACTTCTGTCTCATTCAAATAATTCTGTTTTCACATTTAGGTGGATATTATGAAAATGAGGTACACCATGAAGACAACATCGCTGAAGAAGGTACAAACACAGGGCCCATATTAATACAAAATCCACCAGAAAATCAAGGGATTTTTTggtaaaaagcaaaaacaatttttcaatAGAAAAATTGGAAAGCTATTGCATTTATTTTGACACTCTTAAAGGCTATCGATATAAGTCATCATCTGTGATaacaaccaaaacaaattCTTTTAGAAGCTTGAAAGTTCACAGGTGCTTGTGATGTCAAATTGCATGTGTTGCTTCCTTGTATATATCCCATAGTGATTCAcgaattttgaaatttattttcatGTTTGATAAAATACGTAAAATATTAACATAGAAGTTTTTGTCACGAAAGTTTCCAGTTGTTACTTGAACTGCACTTTTGAACTTTTGTCATTCTTACCATGACTTAAAAGTATGATCCACGGTCTCTGAAACTTGTCATACTGTATGATCCCCAATAATAATCATTTGCTATTGAGACTAGTTTTGCATGATGTGATATCATGTATAAGTTTCTTGCATGTTTCGTGGATAACAGTGATTGATAGATTTACAATATTCTGTCACATCCTTAGGTGTTACAAGACTTGATCTCAAGGCTATTAAAGATATTGTTGAGGAATGGtgcagcaaaaacaaaaagccaaAGCAATgctggacagacagacaggagcAGCTACATGAAAGCTGGGCAGAGACAAGACCATCTCTCTTTGCAGCTGCCCTCTCTGCAAGGTTTAGCCCACCAGAGAGTGACATATGTCAGGTCTGCACAGTAAACAAAGTGTCGATACGCTGTTTGATGTGCAAAGAGGGGCTATTATGTGGCCCATGTGACCAGGAAAGACATGCAGATGCTCCATTTCATGACCGTGACATCTTAATAGATGGTCACTATGAAGCACTGCCAAATTATGTCTCAAAAAGTGCTCTTGGAGAGTGGATAGATGTCAGTAAGTATTGCTATCACACACATTTCATTGTTAATACTATAATTATGCCGCTAGGCCTAGCTCCCATCACAATTACCAGTTTGTCATTCAGCCACCATCAGCAGTTACAAGTTTAACTTTTTTGTAAGATCAGTACCAGTCTGGAAGTCCCtgccaagtttttttttaaataaatttaatcTGTAATTAAGTTTTGTGCTATGTACATGTACCTTACCTAGTGAGCTAACCATACAATGAGCACTGGCTAGTcaagtttcttttttctatgCCAAACTCCAGGGGTAGATCCAGTTAGATTGGGTATATACCTTGTGTATTGACCAAAACTGCAAATCTCCCTCAATATAGAGAAAAATTCTCTGGATATAGCCCCATCAAATATAACATTTTATCTGATCATAAAAACATTCTTTGTCTGGAAACAGTACAAGCTTTGCCACCAAACTCCCCTATCCACTGCCCTGGTTGTCGAGGCATCTGTGACCCAAGTGCACCCCTTCCTGGCACTCATCTTATAGTGGTTAACTTAAATGGTATGTACACATAGCTTTAACAATTTGCTTTTTAAAGGCCCATCCCTTAAAGGTCTCAATCATTGACATACTTTAcatttgaacaaaaaaaacccgTTGAATCATTTGAATGTTCTCCAGCTCTAAATTGTGAAATAGGTTTCCTTTAATCAATTTCCTTCAATCTTTGGATCTTGCTTTGTAAAACCAAACCAAAGTAACAATGTTTGAGTGACTTTGAGTGATTTGAATCACTGTGTTTAATATTTTAGCAGAACATTTTAGCCTTTAACCTTCTTAACTTTTGATTGGCGAAAACCTATTTCCCAAAGTTCTTCAAGAGTTTGAAAAGTGGTGGTCATGAAACAATAGTTTCAGCTGTACGTACATATAATTGTAGATAAAATTAACATGCTTTCTACAGTCAGAGGCCattgttgatgttgttattgttgttgttgtgtttaggGAGGTATGACTTACTGCATCGCAGTTTCAAATGCAATGGCTGCAATGAGCTGTTTTCAACATCACATCCCTTAGTATTGATACAGCTGGGGTATTGGCCAGGAAGTGTGACCAGTGTGACCTATGGATTTGACCAAAGACTTTTGTCCTACTGGGACATCCTGCAAAAACAGATTCCTGGCATTTCTGAACATGCTTTCCTGAAGTCCTTAGAGTTGCACTCCCAGTTATATGGAAGAGTAAGTTGAATGCACATCATAAGCCCAATTGTCAGTCATTTATATAAGTGATGAAAAATTTCAAGATTTTGATAAGTTTCTGAGGAACATAATGTATGAAGGATGTTCAAACTGTAGGTGTTCTTGTTTAAAATATCAGGTGATCTTGTTTagacaaaatatcaaaaggaATCCCTGGTCATCTATTCATTCCTCTATTTGTAATTTTGACCTCCAACAACTTTTATATGCCTTAACACTCCTACCCAGCACTTGCCATAGTAATGGACCAACTGCATTTTATGATTATACAGTAGgaacttctttttttttgataaacaGTCCACCCCACAGCGGTCTCAGGGATAAAAAACAAAGGAATCTCAAGCGGGGATTTGTTTTCACTGATCAGGACCTTACTTTATGACACCCCAAAATAGTACAATACTTCTAAAGTTCTAGGCCATATTTTTCTCTGGCaaaccccccaaaaaacaCTGTGTGGCAGATTTTAAAGACAGATTGTTTTAGtgtttaataataatgataatgatagtgaaagtgatagtgatagttaTAATTATAATCATAATAAAGGTTTATTGCAGTATTTCTACAGAGTAGCTCTACATCTGCAAggtataaaaaagaaaagggcATAAAATATATCTATATAATAAAGTACAGCAAATCTAAAAAggatattataaaaaaactataataaaattatcaaaatatataaaaatacctaatatattttaaatgtcGTAAATATCTTCAAGCAAGTGTGGCCAAGTTACTTAATGATTTCATGTATCCCATTCTAAAGATTTATGGTAGCTTTTCAGAAAAAATAGTTAATTTTCAAAATGCACTAAAATTAGAGTAATAGTGTTCTTTCCCTTGAGTGACAAGATTTTTGGCTGCTTGTTGATGAAATTGCATGATGTTGTAAAACAATCTGTCTTAAATACATGGACCACTATAACTGAGTGTGGAGGAATATCCCCCTTCCCTCTAGGACAATCCCTGAAGCTGATATTAGTAGTAGCAATGTTCAATTTCTTATTTTAGATCCCCACCATAAATGCATCCACCTTCAGAACATCATTCCAGGAGTGGAAATACTTACAGTTCGAGATAAACAGCATTTGCCATATGGACTGGATGCAGTGCCCTGCTTGTTCAGATGATCAGCATTCTGTCCATGTAGATGGAAATATGAAGCTTTATAGGTTTAAGTCTGCTGGAAGGCAAGTgtactggaaaaaaaaaacaccttgataaaatataatttactGTGCCATGTTTAAAACATCATTGGGAGCATGAAAAAATCTTGTAAGACAAGGCGTCTTTACACAATTGCACAGCAGTTTTGTGTACCTAGATAGTTACCTAGATAGTTACACTATAATGCTGGTAGCGTGAATCCTGAATTGATctcctatttttattttatagccGAAAGAAAGAATGCTACTATGGAGAAGCCTTTATTGCGTCTAATAATAAGGTTGATGAACACATAAAGAACATTTATCACGGTGCCAAACACAAggtatttttggtgtagaaaTTTACACACAATGAATCAAATTACATTGTTTGGATGGTCAGAATTAAAATTACTCAATATTAATTGTCTGGCTTAGCACTTACATGTAGCACACGATAATTTCCCTGCAAGCTGAGGGATGATTTGTAGACTTTTATAAATTATCCTATGGCTTGAGGGGAAAATTTAATCACTAAATGCTGCAAGATGCCATGCTATAAATGTGTATACTATGATACTGATTATATGAACCTGTATATTGAGTTGTAGCTGGA from the Nematostella vectensis chromosome 4, jaNemVect1.1, whole genome shotgun sequence genome contains:
- the LOC5507539 gene encoding organic cation transporter protein isoform X1 — translated: MIKKKFSSFLRGCAMDENANPVPTKPHVYDDIFDHVRSFGSYQRGLWVALSVLVMPMGAQFAALIFAMGTPHYHCATPNVTCPPRQCCANCTEYIFDGPMTSTVSEWKLICDRGYLGATLQSCFFVGMLIGSLVCGVISDAWGRKKCLFISYTFLGVAGVGSACVDCVSFFAFLRFVVGFGLTGVMLSEYVYLAEMVGPKRRTLIAVLFALFGGAADIFFVLIAYLIRAWRTLLLVYTVPAFAVLLCWRWIPESPRWLLAHGYVDTAYAVIMKYGPKKGQRSVDSAALMGLVTSIRRDQLKDEKAAKRHAPLDLLSGWKLRKWSFILAYQWFSVSLLYFGMLLFISQLSGQLHVNYFIITGLQFVSVVFKWILLQYAGRRLTHGACAVTAGVMLLTMLAIYKGYPLLTTALALVGTMFGNINWASVYLTTAELYPTRIRNIALGAGSTSARIGAILAPYVAMTAQLPGLSLALPVTIFGVVALLNGMLSYWLPETLFAKMHQTIEETEAAQDYYGIPCCGRPPERREIRLNGKPETNGAVVTDDTEFVLTKL
- the LOC5507539 gene encoding organic cation transporter protein isoform X2, translated to MDENANPVPTKPHVYDDIFDHVRSFGSYQRGLWVALSVLVMPMGAQFAALIFAMGTPHYHCATPNVTCPPRQCCANCTEYIFDGPMTSTVSEWKLICDRGYLGATLQSCFFVGMLIGSLVCGVISDAWGRKKCLFISYTFLGVAGVGSACVDCVSFFAFLRFVVGFGLTGVMLSEYVYLAEMVGPKRRTLIAVLFALFGGAADIFFVLIAYLIRAWRTLLLVYTVPAFAVLLCWRWIPESPRWLLAHGYVDTAYAVIMKYGPKKGQRSVDSAALMGLVTSIRRDQLKDEKAAKRHAPLDLLSGWKLRKWSFILAYQWFSVSLLYFGMLLFISQLSGQLHVNYFIITGLQFVSVVFKWILLQYAGRRLTHGACAVTAGVMLLTMLAIYKGYPLLTTALALVGTMFGNINWASVYLTTAELYPTRIRNIALGAGSTSARIGAILAPYVAMTAQLPGLSLALPVTIFGVVALLNGMLSYWLPETLFAKMHQTIEETEAAQDYYGIPCCGRPPERREIRLNGKPETNGAVVTDDTEFVLTKL